From the Triticum urartu cultivar G1812 chromosome 4, Tu2.1, whole genome shotgun sequence genome, the window agccggaaggttttgtcgatcctaagaatgctgacaaggtgtgcaagctccaacgctcgatttatgggctggtgcaagcacctcggagttggaacattcgttttgatgagatgatcaaagcgtttgggtttacgcagacttatggagaagtctgcatttacaagaaagtgagtgggagctctgtagcatttctcatattgtatgtggatgacatactgttgatgggaaatgatatagaattcttggaaagcataaaggcctacttgaacaagtgtttttcaatgaaggaccttggagaagctgcttatatattaggcatcaagatctatagagatagatcgagacgcctcattggtctttcacagagtacgtaccttgacaagatattgaagaagttcaaaatggatcagtcaaagaaggggttcttgcctgtattacaaggtacgagattgagcacggctcaatgcccgaccacgacagaagatagagaaaagatgagtgtcgtcccctatgcctcggccatagggtctatcatgtatgctatgctgtgtaccagacctgatgtaaaccttgtcgtaagtttggtaggaaggtaccaaagtaatcccggcatggaacactggacagcggtcaagaatatcctgaagtacctgaaaaggactaaggacatgtttctcgtgtatggaggtgatgaagagctcatcgtaaagggttacgtcgatgctagcttcgacacagatctggatgactctaagtcacaaaccggatacgtgtatattttgaatggtggggcagtaagctggtgtagttgcaagcaaagcgttgtggcaggatctacatgtgaagcggagtacatggcagcctcggaggcagcacaagaagcagtctgggtgaaggagttcattaccgacctaggagtcatacccaatgcgtcgggcccgatgactctcttctgtgacaacactggagctattgcccttgccaaggagcccaggtttcacaggaagaccaggcatatcaagcgtcgcttcaactccattcgtgaaagtgttcaaaatggagacatagagatttgtaaagtacatacggatctgaatgtggcagatccattgactaaacctctccctagaacaaaacatgatcaacaccagaactgcatgggtgttcgattcatcacaatgtaactagactattgactctagtgcaagtgggagactattggaaatatgccctagaggcaataataaaatggttattattatatttctttgttcatgataattgtctattgttcatgctataattgtgttatccggaaatcgtaatacatgtgtgaatacatagaccacaacacgtccctagtgagcctctagttgactagctcgttgatcaaaggatagtcatggtttcctgactatggacattggatgtcatcgataatgggatcacatcattaggagaatgatgtgatggacaagacccaatcctaagcttagctcaaagatcgtgtagttcatttgttgtagcttttctgaatgtcaagtatcatttccttagaccatgagattgtgcaactcccggataccgtaggagtgccttgggtgtgccaaacgtcacaacgtaactgggtgactataaaggtacattacaggtatctccgaaagtgtctgttgggttggcatgaatcgagactgggatttgtcactccgtatgacagagaggtatctctgggcccactcggtaatgcatcatcataatgagctcaatgtgaccaagtggttgatcacgggatcatgcattacggcacgagtaaagtgacttgccggtaacgagattgaactaggtattgggataccgacgatcgagtctcgggcaagtaacgtaccgattgacaaagggaattgtatacggattgattgaatcctcggcatcgtggttcatccgatgagatcatcgtggagcatgtgggaaccaacatgggtatccagatcccgctgttggttattgaccggagaggcgtctcggtcatgtctgcatgtctcctgaacccgtagggtctacacacttaaggttcggtgacgctagggttgttgagatattagcatacggtaacccgaaagttgtttggagtcccggatgagatccgggacgtcacgaggagttccggaatggtccagaggtgaagatttatatataggaagtcaagtttcggccatcgggaaagttttgggggtaatcggtattgtaccgggaccaccggaagggtcccgggggtccaccgggtggggccacctatcccggagggccccatgggctgaagtgggaggggaaccagcccctagtgggctggtgcgccccccttgggcctccccctgcgcctagggttggaaaccctaggggtggggggcgccacccttgccttggggggcaaggcacccccttggccgccgcccccctaggagattggatctcctagggccggcgcccccctaggcaccctatatatagttgggggagggagggcagccacacccaagcccctggcctctccctctccctcccgtgacactcctccgtctccctgcgcttggcgaagccctgccgagatcaccgttgcttccaccaccacgccgttgtgctgctggatcttcatcaacctctccttcccccttgctggatcaagttggaggagacgtgttcccaaccgtacgtgtgttgaacgcggaggtgtcgtccgttcggcacttggtcatcggtgatttggatcacgtcgagtacgactccatcaaccccgttctcttgaacgctttcgcgcgcgatctacaagggtatgtagatgcactcctctctccttcgttgctagatgactccatagattgatcttggtgatgcgtagaaaattttaaaattctgctacgttccccaacaggaacaAGGGCGTACGCCGGCAACCGAGGGCGGATGGATCTGTCGGGGGAGAGGGGCCATGAGTGAGATTTATCAATTTGTTTTCTGACGGATCTACCCTTTTAGAAACTTACTAGTCCACCTAAATTTTGTAACGGGCCCACCTTTATTTGtaactagcacatatgcccgtgcgttgcaacgggaaaaatTAATGTTTTGTGCAAGCATGATGCCCCACATCATCGAATTCATTATGAAGAACATGCTGTAATGCAGCATCCTTCTACAAAATGAACATAAAAATGCATTGCAATTTAGCCGTGTTCATATTTTCTTTGCCGGGCATAATCTTCCACCAATTCCATTTTAAGTATATTTAATGGCATTTAACTATAATTCTTTCATTAATTATCATGATATTCTCGCCCATTTTCTAATTTAGTAGCCCTAACACATTGAAGCCTACATATCCTTCCTTTTAATTATCCTACCTTTTTACCTCAAATCTTTCATGTAGAATTTATTAAGACCACAATCTTTCTTTTAGTTATTCCACCGTTTTACGCATACTCCTTTGTTTAATTAGCCACATCCGTTTAATATTCTATTTAAGCCCACAATCCTTCTTCTATTAGCTCATTCGTTTAATTAGCTCATCCTAAACATGATGACTGCCACTCGTATATTTAGAGCGAGTTGGGATTAGTAAATGTGAAAGACGCATACATCATTGGTTGTTTTACATCGAAGAGCTAGACAGGAGGTCCTATGTTCAATTCCCACAATGTTGATTTATTTTAACCCAATTATTTTCCGCGGTCTCTATAAAAGCCCATAAAAGACCCATCAACATACAAGTACTTGGCCCATATCGCTTAGCATGTGTAAACCAAACGAAAATGACTAAACCAAACTAAGAATATTTATTTcttttaatagtaggtatagatttcATGTAATTGAAGACTCGTAACTCCTCGTAACTCATATTTTTTCACCGTTAGATTAGAGTAGATGGACGGCTCCTAAAATCGCCAACCACCGTAATAGTTGTAGGCATACACAAAGGAGGATACATGCGTGAAACCACATGTGCTATCATTGCATAGGCATACACACAAACACCTGCTGTGCTAGAACGAACATGGCAACATATGTGACAGAAATCAGAAGGCAACTGAAGAAGATTGTATCAAGCAAGATAAAGGATGCACCCCCAATTTAACTCACCTATGTTTGATCCATTTTGGCTAGCTCCAGcgacaatggcagaagcagggaGGAGCAGCACGGTGGCGGCAGTAGCAACGACACAGGAGAGAAGGTGTTGCAACGACCATGGAAGAGAGATAGTAGAACCGGGCGCAGCACCAGCGGGGGAAGAGGACTGACCAGGACGGCGATAGTCTTGGTGTATGGGAGAGCACCGAAGGCCATCATCGGCGCGCTCGGGTGAGCTGGCAGCAACACACTGGGAACAGGCGGAAGAGCGTGCTCCAGGCGCGCAGTGGCCGGCCGTGGGGTGCAGGCATGTGGCGTCCGTGGTGACGGCCTGATGTGGCGATGGTGAACGGCCTGGCACTGCTGGAGCGGATCCCCATCGAGAGTAGACGGTGTGGTGGCGGGAGAGCCTCGCAAGGGAATTCGCACGGAGGCAGTCGCCCGTGGTGGAGGTTGGGCGCGGCAGCGTCGGCGGTGGTGGACGCCTCTCCCGATCTGTGATTGTAGGGACCGGTTGTTCTGAGTACTCCTCTCCTGGTGAAGTACGGCCAGTCATTGAAAATTGCTAAGTACATGCCACAAAAGTATTAGATCAATAATGACTGTAGATTAAAAATTGTGGGCCTAATCGTGTGGACCTGATTAGTTTGTGTGTTGTTGTAGGACTAATTACGGGATACACCTAAGAAAGTTCTTGTTTGATTGTTTAATACTCCCTCAAttcctttatataaggtgtatttATTTTTTCAAAAGTCACACGAGTGCGTGTTTAatcaagtttatagaaaaatatatcAATATCCACCGTACGAAATGTGTATCATTTACTTCATTATGAAAAGTAGTTTCATATTTTATCTATTAGGTATTGCAAATATTGTTATTTTATTCTATAATCTTGGTTAAACATTCAAATGGTTGACTTGCACAGAAATCAATACACCTTATATTCTGGAATGGAGGGAGCAGTGGTAAAGATAATGACTGTAGATTAAGAATTGTGGGCCTAATTATGTGGTGCTGATTAGTTTCTGCGTTGTTGTGGGACTAATTACTGGATACATCCAATGATGTTTTTGTTTAATTGTTTAATAATAGTAAAGATTCATCGTGATCCTCAGCGTGTATGTAGTAAagatttttgttttgtttttgctACGTTACCCTACACGAGCAAGCACCACACGATGATGATGGCAACCACAACGTCGCCCTTCCCGTCGGGGAAGACGAGGGCCTTTTCCTCCGGCGTGAACAACTTCAAGAGATCGCTGGCATGGTTGATGAGCGAAGCTCATCAGCGGACTTTTTATTCGGTATGTGGAATAAAACGGGCGAAAGCCTATGTCAAGAGAGAAAGCGCTGGCAAAAAGATGACGTGCGCCTCCGTTCAACAGTATGCATATTGTCACCGAAAAAAGCACACAGTCCACAGTCAGTGCTTTACTTCTCCAGGTTGATAAGCAGAGTACCATACGGGTAGCGGATTAACGAAACCCCATTTCTCTCGCCCCGAAACAAAAGTAAACAGTAGCGAGAAGCAGGGGCACTCAAATAGAAGTCTCTTGTCAGGGCGATCAAGTAGCAGGTAACCGCAAGGATTAAGATGTGAGAAGTTCTCCAGTACACATCCACCTCTTCCTCTAAAAATATTAGAGTTCCTCGCCTCCCGTCGACGCCGTCGCTGGACCGCCTTATCTCCGATGGCCTTAGGGTCATGGGGTACGGTGGATCCCGACCCTTGCAGGTGGGAAGAAGGGGGCTTcatttttagatgtggttttgatTTTTGTTAGCGTTCATGTTCTATTCAGGAAGATGAGACGATGATGGCTCCCTGATGATGCAATAAGGTTCTTCCCGCCTAGCCCCGGTTTCGGTGGTACATCTAGCAATGTCGGTGGGCGTGTGAAGGTGTGTCTCCGGCGGATCTGCCTTTGATGGATTTGCTCATATCTATTCGTCGTTCATCTACGTTCGTTCATGTGATCCTTCCAATCTATACTACTCTTTCCGCtcctaaatataagttttttttAAAGATTTctatatggactacatacggatgcATATAAACGTATTTTAgagtagattcactcattttgctccctatatagttcatattaaaatatctaaaaagacttatatttaggaacggatggaaTACTCTTTATTGGCAGCAATTGTTGTTCTGGTGTTGGTCCAATAAGGTTTTATCACGACGACTTTCCGACTATCGACCACAGCAAGTAATGCCCGGCTCTTTGGCTCGTTTTTGTGCTTTAGctgtcgctaggtggtctacgaaTCTGAATGTAATTTTTTGTTATTTCTGAAGTTCGTTATACTGCAATGATGGAAGATGAATAGCAGATCGGATGTTTAAAAAGAAGCTCTCCCTCCGCACACACGTCCGTAATGACGCCCGAGTTAGACGTCCTTGATGACGCCCGAGTTGGACTGTCCTAGATGCCCGCGTCGCGTGAAGCAAAACCAATTAAGGCAGGCAATCATCATTAGTGGTTGCGTGGTACTCCTACCTCACTGAACCGCGATGCTTCGTTTATCTCATGCCTATCATTCGCAGTTCCTGCCCTCCCTCTTCAGTGGCCACTAAACTACTAATCCAACCGCAGGGCCGTCCGATGGGCATCGCACGTCGGGCGTTCGCCCGGGGCCCGCCCCTAACCGCGTCCGCGGAGCAGCCCCCGCTTCCCAACCGCACATGCCGCTCTCCGTCCCCGCCCCCGCCCCCACTTTCTTTATTGACCCTCTCACTCCGCGTCGCGTCCCGTCTTGTCTAGTCGTCGGGTTGGTAGGTGCTCAGCCTTGTTTCCTCCCCTCTTCTCCGCCTTTTCCTCCGCCGGGGCCGGGAAGCTCCGACGAATCGCGCCGCTCGCCAAGGTATACCCCGCCGCCCCTCCGTGCCCTCTCTTTGATTATGCAGTGCACTCCGTCCCGTGCGTTTCCTCTTCTACCCGtcttcctcctcgctcgcctACCCCGAATCCGACCAAGGAGgtaggtggggggggggggggggggcccaaggggggggggggggggggggggggggggggggttcaagAGTACCATCCCCTCCGCGGACCACTTAGTCCTAGAACTGCCGCCCTGCCGGCGTCACCGCCGACGCTTTGCCAGTTATACCCCCAACCCCTCCGCCCCTCACCATCACATCACAGGCGTGTCGTCGCGGCCGCCGTTCGCCTTCTACATCGTCGCGGCCCCGCTGCCTCAACCCGGCCCGCGCTTTCGGCCCTTGGTTTCCCAAGTAGGACCATTTTTGTCGCCCACAGAATGTGTGTGACCCGTAGTTCAACCACCCACCGACCCTTTTTTTTTTAAACTCCATCCACTGACCCTGATTATGAGTAGTAACATTTACAAGCATTGGTCCTTTTTCTAAATTTCCTGTTATCTTCTCTGCTTGGATATTTTGGACAGCAGGTATATTTGTGGGGTTGATTGTAGCTGATAGGGATGCACAATTTTCTCGTTGTGTTCTCTTGCTCCATTTGGGTTAGAACCATAATTATGCGGAGACAATTTGGACATTGGATTCGATTCACAGTTGCTTCTGTCAGTGCTCACATCACAGCAGCTGCTGACATTGTTAGTTGCACAAACCCAGAACGACGCAGCAAACGATCTGGACTAGTTTCAGTCTTTGCACATCTTCCAGCTCATATCTCTTGGTTCCCATCCTTTTGCTTGCTCAAACACCTCCGTTGCCACTCATTGTAGTGCCATGGGCCCCTGATGAACTCACTCTCAGTCGTCGTTCTTTTGCAACAAAGCCCAAGTATCCAACCAATAGCTAATTTCATAAGTCAGGGCACAAGCATAACAAACCATGATTACATTCCTAAAACATGATGTATTCCTAGCCTTCCATATGGCCTAAATAACTGCTGCAAAACCAATTTGTATTAACCTTCTGATGGCCTTAGGAAATCGGGCAAGCCAACTTACTCAGCAGTACAGAAGCTGCTGTTTTCAGGGTCACATACAACGACTTGACCGAGTCCGTTTTGTGGTTTAGGGCTCATCGCTGAACAGCCCATCTGCACACATGACTTCTGGATTCTGCCATAACACCAAATTCTCTTACCAGCTCTCTTCTGAATCTTACACAAGCCCAAGTGTCTCCTAGTATGTGAGCAACCTTCACTGCTTGATTGGCCAAAGTTTTAGTATTAATGCGCAATCTTGTTGACCTCCCTTTGAAAAATGTGAATTTCCAGGTTTACTGCACACCTGTGTGTGATAACACCTCCCTACAGAGTCATTTCCTCTTAAGGAGCTGTTGCCATAAGCCACACCTGTGTGTGATAACACCCCCCTACAGAGTTATTTCCTTTTAAGGAGCTGTTGCCATAAGCCATTAATGTTTATCAATTTCCAAATCCATTTATCCATCAAGCAAATGTTCATCACACATGAGTGTCCTCATTTTTTTAGCAGAATTGAAAATCCATTTTTTTAGCAGGCTTACTTGATTCCAGCATAGAGGAGGAGATTGATCCAGTCCTGGGTTTTCTAGCTTCGCTTGTTTCCAGCATAAGTATGCTTTCCAATTCTGCATGGCTATTTCTGTATTTTAACATCCCAAATTAAGATCCGTTTGAGTCGGACGACTTAAGATCCAGCAGAGAGATTATTCCAGTCCTGGGTTTGCTAGCTTCGCTTACTTGTTTCCAGCATAGAGGAAGAGATTGACGGCGTTTCAATTTGTTCATCCGGCTCTCTAAAATGATTTTTAGTTATTTTCTTTATGATCTACATTTATATTTCTATCTAACTTATCGTATATTTGTCTTATGCAGTTGATGGCATCGTCGCACTGAACATTTATTGATAAATTAGTCAAAACTCACTGCTGTTAATCTCTGGGAGGTGTACTGTCTCCTTGGATTCCGGCAAATAGATCACCTCCACAAGGTTGGAAGATATGTCAGCAAAGGCCTCTAACATGTCATACAGATATCCAGACAATTCTCAAATACCATACTACAGCAGTTCAATGCATGTGGAGGGAAATGGTACTTGCTATGTGCAACAAAATCATGAGGATCATCACTACGTGTCCTCTGATGGTGGCTCACAGAACAGCGATTCAAAGTCTCAGGTGATTCACCCACAGTACAGCACTCTAGAGTCTTCATCAGCCAATTGTGTTTATGCTGCCAATAGCTCTACATCTCCTCAGTGCATAAGTGGGAGCCACATTTCTCTGCATGATAGCCACTCAGATCACACATATGATTCTCCTGCAAGTGGCATCACCGAGGTTCCAGGTTTGGGGTTTACAACACTTCAGGAGCTAGCAGATGCACTGTTTGGATCTGATTCAGATGCAGTTAGTTCTGACAGATCCCTAGTAATTGGCGCCGCAATGCACCAAAGTAACTGGAGAGAGCTTCTGGGAATCAGCTCTGGGGACTTGAAGCAGGTAATTGTAGCATGTGGTAAGGCTGTTGATGAGAATAATTGTCATGAGGACTTGCTGATATCAGAGTTACAGAAGATGGTCTCCGTGTCTGGAGAACCAATCCAACGTCTGGGAGCATATATGTTGGAAGGCCTTGTTGCGAGGCGTTATTCTACTGGACATGCGTTGTATAAATCTCTGAAGTGCAAGGAACCTCAACCTACAAATTCAGAGCTCATGTCCTACATGCATCTTCTCTATGATATCTGTCCATTCTTCAGATTTGGTTACATGTCTGCCAATGGTGCTATAGCCGAGGCTGTTAAGGGTGAGAACTTTATTCACATCATTGATTTCCAAATTGCTCAAGGGAGCCAGTGGGTAACTATGATACAGGCCCTTGCTGTGAGGGTTAGCGGACCACCATACCTAAGAATTACTGGTATAGATGATTCAGATTCGGCTTATGCCCGAGGTGGTGGACTGGATATAGTTGGGCGTAGGTTATGCAACATTGCTCAGTCATGTTGTCTGCCCTTTGAGTTCAACGCCGTAAATGCAGCTAGTCATGAGGTTACACTTGAACATCTCGATATAAGAAAGGGAGAGGCTATTGCTGTCAACTTTGCGTATCAGCTGCATCATACTCCTGATGAGAGTGTCTGCATAGAAAACCACCGGGATAGGATATTGAGAATGGTTAAGAGCCTTTCTCCTAGGGTGGTAACTCTTGTAGAGCAGGAGGCTAACACAAACACTGCCCCATTCTTCAGTAGATACATGGAGACCCTTGACTACTACACAGCCATGTTCGAGGCAATAGATGTTGCTTGCCCCAGGGATGACAAGGTGAGGATGAGCACTGAGCAGCACTGTGTTGCAAGAGATATTGTCAATTTAATTGCATGTGAAGGTGCAGAAAGAGTGGAGAGGCATGAACCATTTGGAAAGTGGCGGTCTAGGTTTGCAATGGCTGGCTTTAGACCATACCCCCTAAGTGCATTGGTGAACAATACTATCAGAACACTGTTAAATGATTACAACAGTTACTACAAGCTAGAGGAGAAAGATGGTGTCATTTATCTTGGATGGAAGAACAGAAAGCTGGTTGTATCTTCTGCATGGCAGTGAGATTCCTGAATATGGAAGAAGCTTGTTTAGGTATGTTGTTCGTAACCTTGTACCATATGGTACATTTGTATTATGGTCTATCCAATTACTTAAACCCCATGTTGTGTGGTTTTAGTTGGAGAACACACTCGTTTTTTACTGCCTGTGGCACGTATTCTTGGGTTTTACAACAACCATAGGTTTCAGAAAGCACAACTGTAATTAATTCCCAGCTGAGGTTAACAAGCAATGCAGGTGGAGTAAAATTTGAGGTTCTGTGCCAGAAGCCATAAAACTTTGGTGTTTTATGAAAATTTCTGAATTAATTTTTGATAGTTTGTACCTCCAAGCTTGTAATCCTGTCGGGTTTTTAGCCGACAGTACAGTCCTCTACATACACCTTGGATACAGTCCTCTGGTGTTTGGTAATTCTTTGTGTTGAAGATGGCACCTGGAAGAGTAACCGACTGTGATTGTTGTAGATCTGTGCGATCTCCTTCCCTTGGTTCAACCTGAAATTGAAGATGCTCTTAGGTAGTATTAGTACCTCCAAGGCTCCAACCTGAAATACATGTCATCTTAGAAGGCCAGCTCTGGCTTACAATCTTCAATTTGTTTCTTGTAAGCAACAATTTTAATCAAAAACACCTATTGGTTTCTTGCTGTTAGTGGTATTATAGAGACGGATATACTAATTCACATGGTTCAATATATGTCAATACATGAGGCACATATTCTGTTCTTAGCCTATGTTCATGGATCTGAAACAATTAAGTAAACTTGACACGAATTGTGAATTTGTGCATGCTTTGCTGTGTTGCCGTATGATTAAATCAATGATTCAGTCTTGGTAAAAGTTAAGTTTATTTATAATAACCTTCTCACATACCTGTGTCATGCATTCAACATCTGGTGCTTACAGTTTTGTTGCCTGCAGGTTCTTTCATGGCTTTGTCTTCGGCACATAGATCCAAGGGTGGAACCTAATCAGCGAATGTGAGTTCCATAATCCAAAGGACTGTGGCTGCTTGCTTCTTGGCGCCCAGCTGTCAACCCTCCGCTGCTCACACCATTCAGATTTGATGGGTATAACTGAAATACTCGTCGTGGCATCCTGTTGTAATACAGGCACAAACCGTGCTGCTGCTACCGTCTACTGACCATCTCTAGCTGCTGAACCACGTCCTGAATCTTAAAGGGGATCTTTATGTTCCTTGGTAGTTTCATTTTTCTCTCTCTCATCTTTATGCGAAACCTGGAGCTTATGCTAGGCCATGGTAGCCGGCACACAGTTGTCTGGTAGATTGTGTATGTTCCACAAAAAAAGTAGATTGTGTATGTACCATTGATGGATGATTTATTGTATGTATATGTTACACGAACTGAACTTCTGGTAATATATTTCAGGTTTGTTTGTCGCAACGCTTCACATTTCTTTAAACATCTGTTTCTATTTTTTGCTGTGCCGTGCCAGCAGATTATAGATAGATGGATTTTTGCACACTAGACACTAGTTCTGATGAAAGGCCCCTGGGTCGTGTGGAATGCACCGAAGTGAAGAGGTGTCACTGGGTTATGGGAACGGGAGTCACTTCATTGTCCCTTGCAAAAAAAGGCCTCTCCATTGTTTTCCATCTTCTCATATGTGCAATCGACAAAGTGACTCACGTTCCCATAATTGTAGTAAGTCCTAACTCTTTTGACCCTTTTTTTTTGCAAAAGGGATCATATCTATTATAAAGATTCATCGCAAGTACAAAGCGCcttaaacataataaaaattacatgacCACTGAACGATCATTGCTGTCGTCAGAATGAGCCGTCGACGCATCGTTGTCGCCGCTCCCATATCAGAGCCAGTCTGACCTTATCGATGACAGCCGGGAAGTCTTCGTGCACGTGTCCCTAAGGACCAGCGCATTGGAGTGGCAGTCGTCGTCGTTGAATCTATGAATCGATTTGAAGAACCTGACACCAAATATCGCCGACGCGTACGCATGGCGAGAAACCCTAACCTTGCAGCCCCAAGGAGCTGGCAGGAATCTACGCCATAGCTCCGTCTAATTCGTCCCAACGGACGAATTTTAGGAGGATCGGAGGCTAGAAGACTAACTCGAAGAAGGAGCTTCGCCATCCGTCCAAATGTCGCCCCTACGAGAACTAAAACCCTACCTATCTACTAGTGGGAGTCGAGACACTAGGATTCTCCTCCCGACCGCCGGAGCGACAGGCAGAGGGGACGCGAATCCACTGGCTCGCCGGCGGAGATCGAGGGGAGGAAGGCTTTCCCAAGTCGCCTTGGAGAGAGGAAAGAAAAGCCAAATTTCTACAAGAGTTAACTCACTGACCTTTTGACTTGAAACCACTTGAGTTGTCCTTTGAGTTGTTCTACTTGAAGTTCCTCTTGTTGCCCCCCAAAACTCTTGAAGCTAGAGCAAGTGTGCTCATTGAAAGCATATTTGGTGTCTTCAGAACAACACTCaccttcttctttttcttctctagTCTCTTGAGCATGGACCActttggccttcaatgcaagattGGACTTCTTGACCCCACGAGCAAGAGTAGTGTTGGCGGTCTTGCTCAAGATTCCCATGGAGACGAACTCATCCAACGCATCACTGGATGATATGGAATGAAAGTACAGTCTTTGGTGAATCACATAAGAAGTGCTCTTGTCAAAAGACATGATCACCTTAAGAAACTtgtgcttgatccaattgtcatccgagTCCTTACTACCATGGTCACTGAATGAAATCGCAAGGGACATCAATCAACGGTAGAGTTCTTCAGGGGTCTCGTTTTCATGCATGGCAAATTCATTGGCTTCATCTTGTACAAAGTCAAACTTGGAACGTTGAATGCTTGAGCTGCCCTTGAACAAAGTGTTGAGAT encodes:
- the LOC125552636 gene encoding scarecrow-like protein 21, translated to MSAKASNMSYRYPDNSQIPYYSSSMHVEGNGTCYVQQNHEDHHYVSSDGGSQNSDSKSQVIHPQYSTLESSSANCVYAANSSTSPQCISGSHISLHDSHSDHTYDSPASGITEVPGLGFTTLQELADALFGSDSDAVSSDRSLVIGAAMHQSNWRELLGISSGDLKQVIVACGKAVDENNCHEDLLISELQKMVSVSGEPIQRLGAYMLEGLVARRYSTGHALYKSLKCKEPQPTNSELMSYMHLLYDICPFFRFGYMSANGAIAEAVKGENFIHIIDFQIAQGSQWVTMIQALAVRVSGPPYLRITGIDDSDSAYARGGGLDIVGRRLCNIAQSCCLPFEFNAVNAASHEVTLEHLDIRKGEAIAVNFAYQLHHTPDESVCIENHRDRILRMVKSLSPRVVTLVEQEANTNTAPFFSRYMETLDYYTAMFEAIDVACPRDDKVRMSTEQHCVARDIVNLIACEGAERVERHEPFGKWRSRFAMAGFRPYPLSALVNNTIRTLLNDYNSYYKLEEKDGVIYLGWKNRKLVVSSAWQ